From one Danio rerio strain Tuebingen ecotype United States chromosome 19, GRCz12tu, whole genome shotgun sequence genomic stretch:
- the aunip gene encoding aurora kinase A- and ninein-interacting protein, whose protein sequence is MKSVRSSKVKPAANREEECGIWLDTKELKEKKQQKQLTRPASRFRSPLSGSGLYNVALMSFTQTKLNMPVTRQSTISTFFSPKPRDCNPETNTSTKRKHAISLDPSIDSIIHTSDDGDSEETSASDNNHQRFLHFINGEDPEEEQPPGKRRLISYHTDQNKSDTEEYSDQDAENVYTNQMNPENPHHGHVVQSPSPINEHLRDQKSSFRTSILTSRSVNEHKPHANLHKEPKTKASPLKRMGKENSSPVKNTPSSPFKHKSISSPSKCRLKGKYRCPPSNPCKEESVSSMFTQDSEGFCVIAHRDQCLESADLQPADYRSSQDEESDAEMLFTQDSEGNMVIKH, encoded by the exons ATGAAGTCTGTGAGGAGCAGTAAAGTGAAGCCCGCGGCTAATAGAGAAGAGGAGTGCGGAATATGGCTGGACACGAAAGAGCTCAAAGAAAAGAAACAACAG AAACAGCTGACCCGTCCGGCCTCCAGATTCCGATCTCCTCTGTCTGGATCAGGACTCTACAATGTGGCCCTGATGAGCTTCACTCAGACCAAACTCAACATGCCCGTCACCAGACAGAgcaccatatcaacattcttctCTCCCAAACCCAgag ACTGTAACCCTGAGACAAACACCAGCACCAAGCGAAAACACGCCATCAGTTTGGATCCATCAATTGACTCGATCATTCACACATCAGATGATGGAGATTCAGAAGAAACATCAGCCAGTGATAATAACCATCAGCGCTTTCTTCATTTCATAAACGGAGAAGATCCGGAAGAAGAACAACCGCCTGGAAAAAGGAGACTCATTTCTTATCACACTGACCAAAATAAATCAGACACTGAAGAATACAGTGATCAAGATGCTGAAAACGTATATACAAATCAGATGAATCCTGAAAATCCACACCATGGACACGTCGTTCAGTCTCCAAGTCCTATAAACGAACATCTAAGAGATCAAAAATCCTCATTTAGGACGTCCATCTTAACATCCAGATCTGTAAATGAACACAAACCACATGCAAATCTTCATAAAGAGCCAAAAACGAAAGCATCTCCATTGAAACGAATGGGAAAAGAGAACAGCTCGCCTGTTAAAAACACTCCATCCTCTCCTTTCAAGCATAAATCAATCTCCAGTCCATCCAAATGCAGATTAAAGGGGAAATACAGATGTCCGCCCAGTAATCCGTGTAAGGAAGAGAGTGTTTCGTCGATGTTTACTCAGGATTCTGAAGGTTTCTGTGTGATCGCTCACCGTGATCAGTGTTTAGAGAGCGCAGATCTACAGCCTGCAGATTACAGGAGCAGTCAGGATGAAGAGTCAGACGCAGAGATGCTCTTTACTCAGGATTCAGAGGGAAACATGGTCATCAAACACTGA